Within Desulfocurvus vexinensis DSM 17965, the genomic segment GGTGCCCGGCGCCGCGCAGCTGGGCCATGAGCGGGTGCAGGCGGGTGAAGCCCGGCAGGGCGGCCACCTGCTCGGTGAACTTGGGGTTGTACTTCATGGTGCACGACCCCAGGGGGTAGAAGTTGCCGTCCACCCCGTAGTTGCGCCGCGACAGCCGCGTGAAGTGGCGCACCACGTCGAGCTCGCCCAGCTCGGGCAGGCGCGCCCGCGAGGAGCGCACGAGCCCGGCGGGCAGGAAATCCGTGGCGCGGGCGCTGGTCAGCCCGGCGCAGACGCCCTGGCGGCAGGGGATGGATTGTTCGAACAGGGTCTTCATCGCAGCAGTCCTCCCAGCATTTCGGCCATGACGCCGATGTCCTCGCGGGTGTGCTTCTCGGTGCAGGCGACCAGCAGGCAGTTTTCCAGCCCGGGGTAGTAGCGGCCCAGGGGGAAGCCCGGCACGAAGCCGCGCTCGGTCAGCTGGTCCACCACCTGGGGGGCCGGCACGGGCAGGCGCACGGCGAACTCGTTGCAGAAGGGCGCGTCGCCCAGGCGCGAGACGCCCGGGATGACCGTCAGGCGCTCCAGGGCGTAGTGGGCCAGCTCCATGCAGCGCAGGGCGGTCTGCTCCAGGCCGCCGGGGCCCAGCAGGCTGACGTGGACCAGCGCGCGCAGGGCGCACAGGGCCTGGTTGGAGCAGATGTTGGAGGTCGCCTTCTGGCGGCGGATGTGCTGCTCGCGGGCCTGCAGGGTCAGCACGTAGCCGGTGCGGCCCTTTGTGTCCACGGTGCGGCCCACGATGCGCCCGGGCATCTGGCGGACCATCTTGGACGTGCAGGCCATGACGCCCAGGTACGGCCCGCCGAAGGACAGCGGCTGGCCCAGGCTCTGGCCCTCGGCCACGGCGATGTCCGCGCCCATGGCGCCGGGGGTTTTGAGCACGGCCTGCATCAGCGGATACACGGCCATGACGCCCACGGCCTTCACGGCCCGGGCGTGGTCGAACAGCTCGGCGTAGTCGCCCACGTTGCCGAAGAAATCCGGATTCTGCACCACCACGGCGGCGGTGGCGTGGTCCACGGCGTCCATCATGCCCGCCATGTCCGTGGCCCCGTTCTTGTGGGGCACGGTGACCAGCTCGAGGTTCAGGTTCGATGTGTAGGAGTCGAGCATGATGCGGTAGATGGGTGACAGGGTCTGGCTGACCACCAGCCGGGTGCGCTTGGTGGCGCGCACGCCCATCATCATGGCCTCGAACAGCGCGGAGCCGCCGTCGTAGACCGAGGCGTTGGCCACGTCCATGTCCAGCAGGCGGCACATGGCGGTCTGGTATTCGAAGATGGCCTGGAGCGTGCCCTGGGAGGCTTCGGGCTGGTAGGGCGTGTAGGCGGTGTAGAACTCGCCCCGCCCCGCCAGGGCGTCCACCGCCGCGGGGATGTGGTGGTCGTAGAAGCCCGCGCCGAGGAAGCTGACCATGTCGGTCCTGTTCTTGGCGGCCAGGCGCTCCATGCGCGCCAGGACTTCCATCTCGGACAGGCCTGCGGGCAGGTTGAAGCTCCTGGGCCGCAGGTGCTTGGGAATATCCGCGAACAGCTCGTCCATGGACGCGACGCCGATGGTCGCGAGCATGGCGCGCGTCTGCTCCTCGGTATGGGGAACGTAGGGCATGGGGCCTTGCTCCTGGGGTTGGTTAGTGGGCGTCCTGCGCCACCAGCTCTTCGTACTCGTCGGCGGAGAGCAGGTTCTCGGGGTCGGAGGCGATCTTGAACTTCACCAGCCAGCCCTCGCCGTAGGGGTCGTGGTTGACGATCTCGGGGGCGTCGGCCAGGGCGGCGTTGACCTCGATGACCTCGCCGGACACGGGGGCGTAGATTTCGCTGGCGGCCTTGACGGACTCCACCGTGCCCATCTCGCTGCCGGCCTCGAAGGTGTCGCCCACCTCGGGCAGCTCGACGTAGGTCAGGTCGCCGAGTTGCTCCTGGGCGAACTGGGTGATGCCGACGGTGGCCACGTCGCCTTCGACGAGCGCCCATTCATGGGACTTGGCGTACAGCAGATCCTTGGGAATCACGGCGTCCTCCTTGGACCCCCGCGCGGGCGGGGCGGGTGGGGGGTTGGGCTGGCGTCTGCCAGGAAAACGGCGGGCCCACGGCCCGAGCCCTGACGCAAAAGGCCGCACTTATACCTTTCCGCCCCCGGGGGCAAGCGCGGGCGGACGCCCCGGGAGCCGGGGCGGGGCGGTCGGCGCGGTACGGCGCGCCAGCGACCGGGAAATTCTTCCCGGCCGCTTGAAAATGGCAGGATGGCGGCGTGCGGACGACCCGGGGCCGCGAGCCGCTGCGGCCATGCGCCCGGGCCCGGGTCGCGCAGCGGCGCGGCCAGCCATTTCGGGGCGGCGACTTCCGGGCGGCCCGCTAGTCCGTCTCGTCCAGGGGCAGGCCCAGGTTGCGGATCTCGTTGAGCAGGGTCTTCTTGCGGATGGGCTTGACCAGGTACGAGGTGGCCTCGCCCAGGAAGAACGCGTCGTGCAGCTCCTTGGTGTCGTCCAGGGCCGAGATCATCACCGCCTTGACGCGCTTGTCCTCGGGAACGCCCATCTCGGTCTCGATTTCGCGGATCTCGCGCAGGGCCTGCTGGCCGTCCATGTTGGGCATGATGATGTCCAGGCAGACGAGGTCGTAGGGCTCCTCGTTTTTCAGCGAGCTGCGGAAGGCCTCCACGGCCTCCTCGCCGTCCACGGCGACATCGCAATACCCGAAAGGATAGAGGATTTTCTGCATCAGGCGACGGCTGTCGAAGTCGTCATCGACGATGAGAAAACGCATTGGCACACCCCCGGGAGTGGTTCGTCAGGATTTTGCATGGAGTCCAGCCATGCTATTAAAGAATTCCGGCCAGCTTGGCAACCGCCGGGCGCTTGTGGCCGCCGGGGGAACAGGGTAGGGTGCCCCCGGCGCGCAGCGTGTGCGCCGCACGCCTTCTCGGGAGCGGACATGGGAATCGAAAGCCTGTTTTCCTTGGATATTCTGGTGCAGGCCGCCGGGCGCAGCGGCTGGGAAGGCTGGCCCTTCGGCGGCACGGGCCCCGGGGGCGTGGTGCTGGCCTCGGCGGCGCGCATCGTGTTCATCCTGCTGGTCTTCGCCCTGCTGGCCTGGGTGCTGCGCAGGCTCTTCGGCCCGGGCGGCCCCCTGCGCCCCCGGGAGTTCGGCACCGGGCACATCGAGCGCCGCCGCCGCCGCGAGGAGGCCGGGCGCGCGCTGTACGCCCGCTGGCGGGCCGGGGAGCTGGACGACGCGCAGTACGCCGCAGCCCGCAAGGCCCTGGACGAGGACTGAGCCCCCGGCCATGCCTGCCTCCGCCGCCGTCTTGCGCCCCGCGTTCCTGGCCCCGCACCTGCGGGCCCTGGACGCCTGCCATCGCCTGCACCTGGAGCTGGCCCCCGACGAGGCCGAAAACCTGGCCTTGAAGCACGAGCACAGCCTGCGCGTGCTCGACGAGGCCGTGCGCATCACCGCCACCCTGGGCCCGGCCCAGGGCCTGACTCCGGCCCTGGAGCGGCTGGTGCTCCTGGCGGCGCTGTTCCACGACCTGGGGCGCTTCCCGCAACTGGTGCGCTACGGCACCTTCAACGACCGCGAATCGGCCAACCACGGGGCCCTGGGCGCGCGGGCCATGGTGCGCCTGGGCCTGCCCCGGGGGCTGGACCCGGCCTGCGCGCGCCTGGTGCGCGCCTGCGTGGCCCTGCACAACCGCAAGGAGCTGCCCCCGGGCCTGCCCGCGGACCTGGGCCTGGCCCTGCGCGTGGTGCGCGACGCCGACAAGCTGGACATCCTGCCCGTGGTCCTGGCGCACCTGCGGCCCGGGGCGGCCAACGATGTGGTCACCCTGGGCCTGTCGCGCGACCCGCAGCTGTGGAGCCCGCCCCTGCTGGACAGCCTGCTGGCGGGGCGCCCCTGCGTCTACGAGGACATGCGCAGCGTCAACGATTTCCGGCTGCTGCTCCTGTCGTGGGTCTACGGGATGCATTTCACGGTGTCGCGCCGGGCGCTGCTCGAGCGCGGACACCTGCGCGAACTGGCCGCCGGGCTGCCCGACACGGCGCCGCTGCGCGGGCTGTACGACCGCCTGCGGGCCGATCTGGAGCGTGCTGTGGGGCCGGGTCAGGACGCCGCAGCCGAGGCCGGGGAGTCGTCCAGCAGCCCGGCCACGGTGCGCAGATAGCCATCGATGCTGCGGCCCACGGCCTCGGGCACGGTGGTGAAGGCCAGGCCCAGGGTGGTCCGCCCGCCGGAGCCCTGCACGCCGCGCACCTGGCAGCCCAGGCGCTGGGCGCCCGCGGCGCCGAAGATGGCGCATTCCAGCTCCACCGTGTCGCCTATGGCCAGCCGGGCCGCAGGGTCCGAAGACTCGCAGGCCAGGCGGCAGCCGTTGCGGCTGATGTCCAGCAGCATGGCCTGGCCGCGCAGGGCCCCGGCCTGGATCTGGACCGGGAACAGGCATTCCACGCGGCTTTCCTTGCGCAGGTTGTGCGAGTC encodes:
- the gcvPA gene encoding aminomethyl-transferring glycine dehydrogenase subunit GcvPA, coding for MPYVPHTEEQTRAMLATIGVASMDELFADIPKHLRPRSFNLPAGLSEMEVLARMERLAAKNRTDMVSFLGAGFYDHHIPAAVDALAGRGEFYTAYTPYQPEASQGTLQAIFEYQTAMCRLLDMDVANASVYDGGSALFEAMMMGVRATKRTRLVVSQTLSPIYRIMLDSYTSNLNLELVTVPHKNGATDMAGMMDAVDHATAAVVVQNPDFFGNVGDYAELFDHARAVKAVGVMAVYPLMQAVLKTPGAMGADIAVAEGQSLGQPLSFGGPYLGVMACTSKMVRQMPGRIVGRTVDTKGRTGYVLTLQAREQHIRRQKATSNICSNQALCALRALVHVSLLGPGGLEQTALRCMELAHYALERLTVIPGVSRLGDAPFCNEFAVRLPVPAPQVVDQLTERGFVPGFPLGRYYPGLENCLLVACTEKHTREDIGVMAEMLGGLLR
- the gcvH gene encoding glycine cleavage system protein GcvH: MIPKDLLYAKSHEWALVEGDVATVGITQFAQEQLGDLTYVELPEVGDTFEAGSEMGTVESVKAASEIYAPVSGEVIEVNAALADAPEIVNHDPYGEGWLVKFKIASDPENLLSADEYEELVAQDAH
- a CDS encoding response regulator, whose translation is MRFLIVDDDFDSRRLMQKILYPFGYCDVAVDGEEAVEAFRSSLKNEEPYDLVCLDIIMPNMDGQQALREIREIETEMGVPEDKRVKAVMISALDDTKELHDAFFLGEATSYLVKPIRKKTLLNEIRNLGLPLDETD
- a CDS encoding HD domain-containing protein encodes the protein MPASAAVLRPAFLAPHLRALDACHRLHLELAPDEAENLALKHEHSLRVLDEAVRITATLGPAQGLTPALERLVLLAALFHDLGRFPQLVRYGTFNDRESANHGALGARAMVRLGLPRGLDPACARLVRACVALHNRKELPPGLPADLGLALRVVRDADKLDILPVVLAHLRPGAANDVVTLGLSRDPQLWSPPLLDSLLAGRPCVYEDMRSVNDFRLLLLSWVYGMHFTVSRRALLERGHLRELAAGLPDTAPLRGLYDRLRADLERAVGPGQDAAAEAGESSSSPATVRR
- a CDS encoding PilZ domain-containing protein, with protein sequence MPPSDETPQPLPRSIFEIKPGLQLILGITGFDERVRTAFVGHERGRYFLMRLPSAATQGLPGLYEYLYQGNTATVSYLHSGNIWGFSTRIQSYALRPYPLLFADFPSRIDSHNLRKESRVECLFPVQIQAGALRGQAMLLDISRNGCRLACESSDPAARLAIGDTVELECAIFGAAGAQRLGCQVRGVQGSGGRTTLGLAFTTVPEAVGRSIDGYLRTVAGLLDDSPASAAAS